A window from Desulfobacterales bacterium encodes these proteins:
- a CDS encoding class I SAM-dependent methyltransferase, translating to MPIVCPLCSSNRTEITEIISAPELISAYKAYLNIDVRQEISVSSRISFAGCKGCGLSFFSPAPTGSGVFYRQLQKYEWYYLDEKEEYDFARKFLKPTDKVLEVGCGKGAFALKVETGDYVGLELSMEAASAGGENGATILTETIEKHAEKHPKEYDVVCFFQVLEHIVNLHGFIESAITCLKPGGLLICSVPSADSFLTEVENGILNMPPHHLTWWSDDTLKKMGDVFGIQLIHLHHELLADIHLEWYASTVASGALKRLFGLKRRLLDKTFGNRIIGIVARGLGKFYSKGLESFNLRPHGHSVTVVFKRKQ from the coding sequence ATGCCCATTGTTTGCCCTTTATGTTCAAGCAACCGTACCGAGATTACGGAAATCATTTCCGCGCCAGAGCTTATTTCCGCATACAAGGCTTATTTAAATATAGACGTTCGGCAGGAAATATCTGTGAGCAGCCGAATTTCTTTTGCCGGCTGCAAGGGGTGCGGTTTGAGCTTTTTTTCCCCTGCGCCAACGGGCAGTGGTGTATTTTACCGACAGCTTCAGAAATACGAATGGTACTATCTTGATGAAAAGGAAGAATATGATTTTGCACGGAAATTCCTCAAGCCTACAGACAAAGTTCTTGAAGTTGGCTGCGGAAAGGGGGCCTTCGCCCTAAAAGTTGAAACCGGGGATTATGTAGGACTCGAACTCAGTATGGAAGCAGCAAGCGCCGGCGGGGAAAACGGCGCTACCATTTTAACGGAGACGATAGAGAAACATGCGGAAAAACATCCCAAAGAATATGATGTGGTCTGTTTTTTCCAGGTACTGGAGCACATAGTGAATTTGCATGGTTTTATCGAATCGGCTATAACCTGTTTGAAGCCTGGAGGATTGCTGATTTGCTCTGTCCCAAGTGCAGACTCCTTTTTGACGGAAGTAGAAAATGGTATACTGAACATGCCACCTCATCATTTGACCTGGTGGAGTGATGACACGCTTAAAAAAATGGGAGATGTTTTTGGCATTCAATTGATCCATCTCCACCACGAACTACTGGCGGATATTCACCTCGAGTGGTACGCGTCAACCGTTGCCTCGGGGGCGTTAAAGAGATTGTTCGGATTAAAAAGACGCCTTTTGGATAAGACATTTGGCAACCGAATAATCGGGATAGTTGCACGGGGACTGGGAA